CTGGCCGGGCGCCGCCCATCGCCTTATGGGGAGAACGAATTCTTCCGCAAGGCCGTGCGCCGCCATGAACTGTTCTGGCGCCGTGATCTGTAATACGCCCATGGTTGACCGCGAAGGCGCAGAGCGCCCAAGGAAAGCAATGAAAGTCCTATTTCTGGTGCAGAAGGAACAGCGGGCCATCCTCGATCGCCTGTACGACGGCGTCGCGGCCAACTGCGAGTGCGATTTGCGCTGGTTGACCAGCGAAGACCAGCGCAACCTGCGCCGCTATTTCAAGCGTGAAGTGCAGGTCGAACGCTATGACCGCATCGTTTTTTTTCTGCGTTTCAAGCAGGAGATCCGCCAGGTCGCGTTCATCCGTACGGTGCCGAACCTGGTCATTCTCGAGCATGACGCCTACCAGAACTACATCCCCTGCAAGTACACCGGCAAGTTCAGCGCCCACTACCGCAAGCTGCCGTGGGCACGGGTCATCAGCTCCGGCTACATGGTCAGCGAGCGACTGCGCCAAGAGGGCTTCGACGCGGTTTTCGTGCCCAAGGGCTACGATGAACAGCTACTCAACGACCAGGGCCGGGAACGCGATATTGAACTGGCCTTTGTCGGCAGTACCAACAGTGTCGCCTACAGCGGGCGCAAGGCGCTGCTGGACGAGTTGGGGCGGGTGGAAAACCTGGTGGTGACCCGCACCAAGTCGGGTGAAGACTACTGCAACACCCTCAACCGTATCCGGTTCTTCGTCAGTGCCGACGTCGGCATGGGCGAGTACATGATCAAGAACTTCGAAGCCATGGCCTGCGGCTGCGTGCTGCTGGCATTCGACCAGGGTGAGGAGGAGAACCGCGCGCTGGGCCTGAAGGACATGCACAACGTGGTGCTCTACGACAGCATTCCCACATTGCAGGCGAAGCTGAACTCGTTGCGCGACGATCCTGCGCTGGCGCGGCAAATTGCTGAAAACGGGCGCCATTTGGCAGTTTCCCGTTTCAGTTTTGCTGAAGTTGGTCGTAGCATCGTCGACCACATGCGCCCGGCACTGAGGCCGCATCCACCTCTGTCCGCATGGCAGCGGTTGCGCTTGAAGTTGGGTTTTTAACTAAAAGAACTTTCGTGCTCACGGAGCGGGAACGGGAAGTTGACTGTCGCAACGCGGAGGGAGTCCGGTGCGCTTTTCTGAAGAAAGTGATGTCACGCTTGTCGTGACCAGCTGCGGTCGATTCGACTTGCTCAAGGACACCCTTGAGAGTTTCGATCGTTTTAACACCGCGCCTGTACGTGAAGTGTTCATAACCGAGGACTCGGGGGACGATGCGGTGCATGGCGCCGTGCCCGAGCATTGGAAACCGTACTGCACGGTATTCGTCAACCGCCCCAAGCTTGGGCAATTGCCGTCCATCGACCTGGCCTACGGCCGCGTCAAGACGCCCTACATCTTCCATTGCGAAGACGATTGGCAATTCTATCGGCAGGGGTTCGTGGAAGATTCCCGATCGGTGCTGGCAGAACGCCCCGATCTGTTGCAGGTCTGGTTGCGCAGTTATGCCCATGACCTGGCTATCCACAGCCCCTATATCCATCTGGGCGATCGCCAGATAATCGCTGGGGTGCCATGCTATCCACTGCTGTCGGAGAAAGCCGAATGGCAGGCGTTTTCGCTGAACCCGGGATTGCGTCGCCTGAGTGATTATCAGCGCTGCGCGCCATTTGCAGCCTATTCTGGTGAGAAGGCGCTTTCCCGGCGCTATGCTGAGTTAAATCTGACAGCGGTGACGCTGGAGGGTGATGCAGTGTTGCACACGGGATTTGGCAGCCACGTAACCTTGCCCGAAGAGGTTCAGCGCAAGGCCAAACGGCGCCAGAGGGATCGGATGAAGCTGGCATTGACGCTGGTTGTGGGTGCCGTGGTAGGCATTGGAATATCTTTTCTTGTTCACTGACATCGTTGTCCCACCTGGCTTGAACGGGAGAGGGGCACTAACCCCATGAACATCGTCAATATGATGTGGGCAGGCGGTTCGCCCTACATGTCCATCCACCAGGTTCACCGGCAAGTGTTGTCCAACGCCGGTGCCGATGCCCGCATCAGTAATTGGCTGCTGTTGGGCAGTGGTCTGTGCTGTGCGCTCGGTTCCACACGTGAATGGCACATGCCGCAGCGAGCGCTGAAAGGGCGGCATCTGTGGCGCCTGTTGCGCCCATGGTTGCGCATGCGCCTGCGCAAGGCGCTGGCCGAGGCGCAGGTCGACGTGTTGCTGCTGGATGGTATCGGCGTCGCTCGTCTGGTGCTGCCGTTGCTTGAGCAGGTTCCCGGGGTGCGCGCAAAGGTGCTGTTCCATGGGCGCACGCGTTTGAACGCCAGTGACATACGCCTGTTGGGGGCGTTACCTGCCGACCGCCTGAGCATCGCGGCGGTTTCGCATACACTCGCGCAATCGCTGGAGCAGGATCTCGGCCGGCCAGTTCAGACGTTGCGTATGGCCCTGGAGCCAGAAACCTTCCGCCTGTCCTTGATGAGCCGCGAGCAAGCGCGACAAGCGCTGGGCTTGCCGTCAAACGATGGAAAGGTGATAGGTGCCGTCGGCCGGTTGGTTGAGAGCAAGGGTTTCGAGATGTTGATCGAAGCATTTGCAAAAGGCTCTGCCCTGCAACCAGACATGCATCTGGCGATCATCGGTGACGGCCCGTTGCGCGCAGCCTTGCAGGTGCGGATCGATGCACTCGGCCTGCGCGATCGGGTTCACCTGTGTGGTTACCGCGATGACTTGCGTCAGCTCTATTGCGCGTTCGACTGGCTGCTGGTGCCGTCACGTGCCGAGGGCCTGGGTCTTGTGGTGCAGGAGGCCGTTATGGCCGATGTGCCAGTCATCTGCAGTGACTTGCCGGTATTTCACGAACAACTAGAAGGTGCGGGTTGTTACCTGCCGGTCGGCGATCTGGATGCCTGGGCCCAAGCAATAGCGCACAGCGATGAACGTTGCGCGGCCGCCCTTGCCGCCCGGCAGCGCCAGGCATTGGCTCCAGAGGCGGCCTGGCGGGCCTTCCAGAATGGTTCGGCGAGCCTGCTGCGCGGCTGAAATTCAGCGCGCCAGCAGGGCGGCCTCGAAGTCGGCTAGGGGGAAGCGGTCGCCGAGCTTTTCCCGTTCGATGTAGCGCACCATGTGTTGCACATTGCGCCGAATCATCCGTGCAGACAGTGGCGGGCGCAGGAAACGCATGTCTGCCACGTCGATCAACCCCAGGCGCTGGTCAGGCGTTACCACCACATTGCCCAGATGCAGCGAGCGGAAGTAGATACCGCTGCGATGCAACTGGCGTATCAGCTCGATCAGGCGGGGCAGGTAGGTGCCCCAGCTGAAGTCGGCATCGCGAGACATCTGCAGCAGCGTACGCCCAGGAAGCGGGCGGTACAGCACCGCCGTACGCCCGGGCAAGTCGAGCTTGTGCTGGCTGATCACCTGCAGCGTGGGGATGCCCAATTGCGCAAGGCGTTCGGCATTGTCGACGAAGCGCTGTGAGTACGGGCGCAGCAGCGCAGATGAAATCAGACGCTTGCGACGAAAAACCTTGAGGAAATTACCATCCTTGAGCAGGTAGACTTTGGCGCCATGGCTGTCTGCCTCTATCACCTGGGCGCCAAGTGTCAGCTGATCGAAGTCGACCTGGTTGAGCCGGGAGCATTGCATGAGTTGAGCCTTGTCGTCTGGCGAACAAAAATGACCGGCAATAATGCCGAAAATAATGCGGTAGCACCATGATGGTGTCTTTTGATTGACCGGGGGAATGGATGTTGTACGAAAAAAACTGGGCGCGGGCATGGTTGGGATTTGGCCTGGTCTGGTTCGTGGCGGCGATTGCATTGGCGCCAAGTAACAAGATTTATCAGCAAGGTCTGATAGTGTTTTTCTGGCTGCCTACGTTGATCTTCACGTGGTCCGCACGCGCAGTGTTCATGGACGCATGGCGGCGGCAGCCAGCGTTATGGGGCGCGCTGCTGCTGTTGATGGTGTGGTCAGGGCTGACGTTGGTATGGTCGACTGCAGCGGAGCCCGGGCGTGAAGTCAAACGCCTGGTATATATCCTCGTGTTCCTGCTGGCGTTTCCATTACTGGCTCAGGCTGGCCTTGCGCGCATCCGTCATTTGTTGCAGATCGGTGGTGGCCTGCTGGCCCTTGCTGCGCTGATCTCTATCGTCAGGTTCTACGGCGTTCAGGGCCATCCGTTGTTGTTCCGACTGGAAGGCATTGGAGAGATTTCCCACCCGATTCTCGGCGCTTATGTGGTGGGCGCGGCAGTGCTATTGCTGCTTTATCAGGTGCCTCACCAGCGGGCCGCCCAGCTTGGCTGGGTGCTGGCTCTCGCCTGCCTGGGTGCGTTCGTCATGCTAAGCCAAAGCCGGGGGGCCGGGTTGGCGTTACTCATCACCGTAGTGCTCGCACCGCTGTGGTTCCGTGACCGCCATAGCCGATTGATTGCGGTTCTGGCCATGCTTGCCACCAGCTTTGCCTTTTATTTGGTCTACGACGTCATCACTCATCGCGGCGCTTCGCATCGGCCGGAAATTTTCCAGGTGGTGCTACAGATGATCGCAGAGCGCCCATGGACAGGGCTGGGCTTGGGCGCCGAGTACGAAGTAAACGTGGCGGGCCGGCTATTCGACCACTCTCACAACATGTTTACCCATGTGGCGATCGAGCTAGGCCTGCCTGGGATGCTGTTGTGGATCGCTGTCTGGTTGTTCACCCTGGGCGAGATCGTTCGCGCTCGGCATACCGTGCTGGGCAAGATCCTCCTCGCGCTGTGGGTCTACTCCACCATGGCGATGCAGTTCGATGCCGCCAGCCTGAGCGGGACGCCGCGCGCCGAGTGGTTCGTCAGCTGGCTGACGGTCGGTCTGGCCATGTTGTTGCCCTGGGGGCGTGCCGAAAAGGGCGCCTGTGGTAAAATTTCCGGTTCAACCTGAACAGCGAGCTCGATGATGGCCGAAACACCGCGACCGGCGGAGCACACCTCCAGCCTGAAGATCTACTTCCGGCTGCTGAGCTACGTGAAACCTTATGTCGGCATTTTCCTGCTGAGCATCATCGGTTTCGTGATCTTTGCCTCGACCCAGCCCATGCTGGCCGGGATTCTCAAGTACTTCGTCGATGGCCTGAGCAACCCGGAAGCGGTGTTGTTCCCCAACGTACCGTACCTGCGCGACCTGCAATTGCTGCAGGCGGTGCCGCTACTGATCATCCTGATTGCCGCCTGGCAGGGGTTGGGGTCGTTCCTGGGTAACTATTTCCTGGCCAAGGTTTCCCTGTGCCTGGTACACGACCTGCGCGTCGAGTTGTTCAATAAGCTGCTGGTACTGCCCAACCGCTACTTCGACAACCACAACTCCGGGCACCTGATTTCGCGCATCACCTTCAACGTGACCATGGTTACCGGTGCGGCTACCGATGCGATCAAGGTAGTGATTCGCGAAGGCCTGACGGTGGTGTTCCTGTTCGCCTACCTGCTGTGGATGAACTGGCACCTGACCCTGGTGATGGTCGCCATCCTGCCGGTGATTGCAGTGATGGTGAGCGTTGCCAGCAAGAAATTCCGCAAGCAGAGCAAGAAGATCCAGGTGGCGATGGGGGACGTGACCCATGTCGCGTCCGAAACCATCCAGGGTTATCGCGTGGTCCGCAGCTTCGGCGGCGAGGCCTACGAAGAGCAGCGTTTCAGTCGCGCAAGCCAAAGCAACACCGACAAGCAGCTGCGCATGACCAAGACCGGCTCGCTGTACACGCCGATGCTGCAGCTTGTGATCTACAGCGCCATGGCGGCGCTTATGTTCCTCGTGCTGTTCCTGCGCGGCGAGTCCACCGCGGGTGACCTGGTGGCCTACATCACTGCGGCGGGCCTGCTGCCCAAGCCGATCCGCCAGCTTTCTGAAGTCAGTTCGACCATCCAGAAGGGCCTGGCCGGCGCCGAGAGCATCTTCGAGCAACTGGACGAGGAACCCGAGGTCGATACCGGCACGGTCGAGAAGGAGCGCGTGCAAGGCCGTCTCGAGGTGCGCGATCTGAGCTTTACCTACCCGAACACCGAGCGCGAGGTGCTGAGCGACATCAGTTTCGTCGCCGAACCTGGGCAGATGATCGCCCTGGTCGGCCGCTCCGGTAGCGGCAAATCGACCCTGGCGGCGCTGATTCCGCGCTTCTACCACCATACCAAGGGGCAGATCCTGCTCGATGGCGTGGAGATCGAGGACTACCGCCTGCGCAACCTGCGCAAGCACGTGTCCCAGGTAACCCAGCATGTCACCCTGTTCAATGACACGGTGGCCAACAACATCGCCTATGGCGACCTTGCCGGCGCACCGCGTGCGGACATCGAGGCGGCGGCGGCCGATGCCTATGCCAAGGAGTTCGTCGACAGGCTGCCGAAAGGCTTCGATACCGAGGTGGGCGAGAACGGCGTGCTGCTTTCCGGTGGCCAGCGCCAGCGTCTGGCAATAGCCCGGGCCTTGCTGAAGAACTCGCCGCTGCTGATCCTCGACGAGGCAACTTCGGCGCTGGACACCGAGTCCGAGCGCCATATCCAGGCAGCCCTGGACCACGTGATGCAAGGCCGTACCACGCTGGTGATCGCTCACCGTCTGTCGACCATCGAGAAGGCCGACTTGATCCTGGTGATGGATCAGGGCCGCCTGGTGGAGCGCGGCACCCACGCCGAGCTGCTGGCAGCCAATGGCCATTATGCCCGCCTGCACGCCATGGGTCTGGACGAGCCAACCAAGGCCGACATCACCTGACCCACCTCGATCGGGGCCTTCGGGCCCTGATTGTCACGGGAATTTTCCAGGGCCCGATCTGGCCGTAAAGCCCTCGTCTACCCTGTGCTAATATCCTGCCCCTGTTCATTATTTTCATATGGGTTGCCCATGAAGTTGTCCATGCCGCGTTTCGATCAAGCCCCGGTACTGGTGGTCGGCGATGTCATGCTCGACCGCTACTGGCATGGCGGTACTTCGCGTATTTCGCCGGAAGCGCCGGTACCGGTGGTCAAGGTCGATCAGATAGAAGATCGCCCCGGCGGCGCGGCCAACGTTGCCTTGAACATCGCCGCCCTGGGCGCGCCGGCTTCGCTGATCGGTGTTACCGGCCAGGATGAAGCCGCCGACAGCCTAGCCAACAGCTTGCATGCCGCCGGTGTGCGCTCGGTGTTCCAGCGCATTGCCCACCAGCCGACCATCGTCAAGCTGCGGGTCATGAGCCGCCATCAGCAATTGCTGCGCATCGATTTTGAAGAGCCCTTCGCTACCGACCCGCTGTCGCTCGGCGCGGAGGTCGACGGCCTGCTCGAAGGGGTCAAGGTGCTGGTGCTGTCCGACTACGGCAAGGGCGCGCTGAAGAATCACCAAAGCCTGATCCAGGCCGCTCGCGCCAAGGGCATTCCAGTGCTGGCCGACCCCAAGGGCAAGGATTTTTCCATCTACCGTGGCGCGAGCCTGATCACCCCGAACCTCAGCGAATTCGAAACCATCGTCGGCCGCTGTGCCGATGAGGCCGAACTGGTCGCCAAGGGCCTGCAGCTGCTGCAGGACTTGGACCTTGGAGCATTGCTGGTAACCCGTGGCGAGCATGGCATGACCCTGCTGCGCGTCGGCCAACCGGCGCTGCACCTGCCAGCCCGTGCCCGTGAAGTATTCGATGTGACGGGTGCCGGCGATACCGTGATTTCCACCCTGGCGGCGGCCATCGCGGCAGGTGAAGACCTGCCGCACGCGGTAGCCCTGGCCAATCTGGCTGCGGGCATCGTGGTCGGCAAGCTGGGTACTGCAGCCATCAGCGCGCCTGAACTGCGCCGTGCCATCCAGCGCGAGGAAGGTTCCGAGCGTGGCGTACTGGGCCTGGAGCAACTGCTGCTGGCCATCGACGACGCGCGTGCGCACAACGAGAAAATCGTGTTCACCAACGGCTGCTTCGACATCCTGCATGCTGGCCATGTGACTTACCTGGAGCAGGCGCGTGCCCAGGGTGATCGGTTGATCGTCGCGGTCAACGACGATGCTTCCGTCAGTCGCCTGAAGGGCCCGGGCCGGCCGATCAACAGCGTCGACCGGCGCATGGCCGTGCTGGCTGGCCTGGGTGCGGTGGACTGGGTGATCAGCTTCCCGGAAGGTACCCCGGAGAACCTGCTGAGCCAGGTCAAGCCGGACGTACTGGTCAAGGGCGGTGACTATGGCATCGACCAGGTGGTGGGTGCCGATATCGTCCGCGCTTACGGCGGTACGGTGAAGGTGCTGGGTCTGGTCGAGAACAGCTCGACCACGGCGATTGTCGAGAAGATCCGCAAGAACTGATGTGCATGGGGCCGCCTTGCGGCCCATCGCCGGCGAGCCGACTCCCACAGGGTTTATGCAGCGCTGCCGAACCTTGTGGGAGCCGGCTTGCCGGCGATAGGGCTGCAACGCAGCCCCGCGTCACTTGTGAAGTGAGGTTCGCGCCCGTTCGAGCAACGCCCGCGCCTTGTCACCGAAACGCTGCAAGTGCGAACCCGGTTCAGCCTTGCGCTCCACCAGCCCCTGCTGCTTCACCCAGTCCTTCCAGCGAATGCGCTCCTCCGAAACCACCCAGCCGCTCTGCCGGGCAAAACTCTCGGCCAGGTACAGCCCGCGGGTGCTCGCCGGCACCAGCTCGTCTTTCTTCAGCGTGTACAGCTCCGCCAAGGGCTGACCGTCCTGCAGTGGCATCAGGTACAGGTCGGGTCGCTTGCGGTTGAGGCGGGCCACCAGTTGGCCGCCCTCGAGGCGTTCATCGACGTGGAACAGGCTCAGCTTCTTCGCTTCCCTGGGCACTTGCAGGCGCATGTCGTAGATCAGCTGCAACGAGGCAGTAGGCAGGTGCACGTAGGCCCGTGGCCGCTCCAGCAGCATCAGGTTGCCGCAATGCACGGGCCGCGCAGCCCCCGACTGCGGCGTCAGCACGACAGGCAATGCCTCCCGGTAATGCAGGGCCGCCGCATAGGGGGCTGGCAGCCAGGTGTCGTTGAAACGCCCGCCCAGCCAGCCTTCCGGGGTTTCCAGCAGGCATTCCTCGGCCACTTCCTGAACGGCGGTATGCAGCGGCAGGTTCAGCTCCTGGGCGGGTACGTAGCCAGAAATCAGCTTGAGCACCACGTCGCCGCGGTCCTGGCGACGTTGCCGTACCAGCACCCAGTAGTCGCGCTGCTGCCAGTGCAAGGTCAAGCGCACCGAAACACCCAGGTTGGCCAGTTCCACCACGAAGCGCTGGTTGTCGGGTAACTGGATCGCCCGACGCCGCTGCTGGGTCTGGGCAAAGTTCAACGGCATGCCGATGCTCTGGTAGACCAGGCCTTCGGCGGTGGCTTCGACATGCAGAGGCAGTGTCTTGAAGTTGCTCGGGTTCTTGCGGATCAGCGTACGCGGCACGAGGCTCCTCCTTGCGTCGGTCCAGTCTCCTGGCCCTAGGGGTGGGGACAACTCAATGCTGGCCCAGGATACGGGCGACGGTGGCCACGTTGTGGGCCAGGTGCAACGGATTGATGGTGCCGACGATAGCACTGCTCACGCCCGGGTGTGAGAACAGCAGCTCGAAGCTGGCCTGAACCGGATCGACCCCAGGCGCCAGGCAGATATGCCCACTGGCCAGGGCCTTCTTCACCAGAATCGCCTTGCCGTGTTCGGCAGCGTAGTCCAGCACCGGGCGTTCCGCCTGCTCGTTGAGGTTATAGGTGACCATGGCGCAATCGCCCTGCTCCAGTGCCTTCAGGCCACCGGCCACGGTCTTGCCGGACAGGCCGTAGCCAAGGATCTTGCCTTCCTGCTTGAGCGCGGCGAGGGTCTGGTAGACCTCTTCCTGCTCGAGGATCGCCAGGTCGTTGCCATCGGAATGCACCAGCACCAGCTCGATGCGGTCGGTTTCCAGTCGTTGCAAGCTGCGCTCGACGGAGCGGCGGGTATGTGCGGCGCTGAAGTCGAAGTGCGACAGGCCGTCCTCGAACTCCTCACCGACCTTGCTGACGATCACCCATTCATCGCGCTGGCCCCGCAGCAGCGGGCCCAGGCGTTCCTCGCTGCGGCCATAGGCCGGCGCGGTATCGATCAGGTTGATGCCGAGCTCACGCGCCTGCGCCAGCAGCAGGCGGGCTTCGTCATCGCCGGGAATGGTGAAGCCGGTGGGGTACTTTACGCCCTGGTCGCGGCCGAGCTTGACGGTGCCCAGGCCCAGGGGGGAGACCTTGAAACCGGTGCTGCCAAGTGGGCGGTGGACGTCGTGCAGGGTCGGCAGGGTCATGGCAGCAGTTGCTCCCAGGCCGGGATGCCGAGCGGTGGGCGGGGCAGGTCGGAGAGATCGGCATGCGCCTGCGGGCGGATACCGTCGCGCTCCAGGTGGCTGATGACCCGGTCACTGAAATCGGGTGCCAGTGCCAGCTTGGTCGGCCAGCCCACCAGCACGCGTTGCTGATCGGCGAGGAAGGCGTTGTCCGGGCGAACCAGGCCGGACTGCGCAGGTTCGGCGCGGTCGACCCGCAGGGTGGCCCAGCGCACCTGGCTCTGGTCGACCCATGGCAGCAGGTGGGCGATTTCCTTTTGCGCGGCGGCAATCTGTGCCGCAGGTTCGCGAGCCACCCCGTCGGCTTCGGCAAGGTCACCGCCCAGGTACCACACCCATTGACCGTCCGCTGCCGGGTGGGTGGTGACCGTGACCCGCGGCTTCGGCCCGCCGCCCAGGCAGTGCGCGTAGAGCGGTTTCAGGTTGGCGCCCTTGGCCATGACCATGTGCAGAGGGCGGGTTTGCATGGCCGGTTGGTGCAAGCCTAGGGCGTGCAGCAGGTCCTCGGTACCGGCGCCTGCACTCAGCACGATGCGCTGGGCGCGGATCTCACGGTCGTCGACACGCAGGCCGACCAGTTCGTCGCCTTCTCGCAGGGGCTCGATGCGCTGGCCGGCCAGCAGGCTGTCGCCGGCAAGTTCCGCCAGGTTGGCCAGCAGGCTGGGCACGTCGATGACCAGTTCGGACAGGCGATACACCTTGCCCTTGAAGGCGCGGTCCTGCAGGGCTGGCGGCAGTTGTTCACCCTTGACCTGTTCGACCCGGGTGCGCACGGCCTTGCTGGCGAAGAAGCTGGTGAGGTTGCCGGCCAGCGTGCCCGGCGACCACAGGTAGTGGGCATCGGAAAGCAGGCGGGTGCGGGTAAGGTCCAGCTCGCCACTGCCGTCGATGGCTTCGCGCCAGCGGCGCGGCATGTCGGCGATGGCCTCCGAGGCGCCGGTCAGCGCGCCGTGCAGGGCGTACTTGGTACCACCGTGGATGATGCCCTGGGACTTGATGGTCTGCTCGCCGCCGAGGCTGGCGCGTTCCACCAGTACGGTGGAATAGCCCAGGTGACGCAGCCGGGCATTGAGCCAAAGGCCTGCGACTCCGGCGCCGACGATCAGCACGTCAGTGGAAATGGCGGTTGGCATGGCGGTACCTCGAAGACTGGGACAGCTGGCAAGTATACAGGCTATCCCCGCGACGGCCCTATCGCCGGCAAGCCGGCTCCCACAGGTACAGCGCAGGCCCTGGGGCGGTACGCTATCGCCGGCTTGCCGGCGATTGGCCCTTCCTGGCGAACATCAATGCCCGGCAGTCTTCGAGAACAGCTGAATCACCACCACCCCGGCGACGATCATTGCCATGCCCAGCATCGCCGGTACATCCAGCTTCTGCCCATAGATCACCAGGGCCGCCACGCTGATCAATACGATGCCCAGCCCCGACCAGAGCGCATAGGCGATGCCCACCGGAATGCTGCGCACCACCAGGG
The Pseudomonas sp. KU43P genome window above contains:
- a CDS encoding glycosyltransferase, giving the protein MKVLFLVQKEQRAILDRLYDGVAANCECDLRWLTSEDQRNLRRYFKREVQVERYDRIVFFLRFKQEIRQVAFIRTVPNLVILEHDAYQNYIPCKYTGKFSAHYRKLPWARVISSGYMVSERLRQEGFDAVFVPKGYDEQLLNDQGRERDIELAFVGSTNSVAYSGRKALLDELGRVENLVVTRTKSGEDYCNTLNRIRFFVSADVGMGEYMIKNFEAMACGCVLLAFDQGEEENRALGLKDMHNVVLYDSIPTLQAKLNSLRDDPALARQIAENGRHLAVSRFSFAEVGRSIVDHMRPALRPHPPLSAWQRLRLKLGF
- a CDS encoding glycosyltransferase family 2 protein; this encodes MRFSEESDVTLVVTSCGRFDLLKDTLESFDRFNTAPVREVFITEDSGDDAVHGAVPEHWKPYCTVFVNRPKLGQLPSIDLAYGRVKTPYIFHCEDDWQFYRQGFVEDSRSVLAERPDLLQVWLRSYAHDLAIHSPYIHLGDRQIIAGVPCYPLLSEKAEWQAFSLNPGLRRLSDYQRCAPFAAYSGEKALSRRYAELNLTAVTLEGDAVLHTGFGSHVTLPEEVQRKAKRRQRDRMKLALTLVVGAVVGIGISFLVH
- a CDS encoding glycosyltransferase gives rise to the protein MNIVNMMWAGGSPYMSIHQVHRQVLSNAGADARISNWLLLGSGLCCALGSTREWHMPQRALKGRHLWRLLRPWLRMRLRKALAEAQVDVLLLDGIGVARLVLPLLEQVPGVRAKVLFHGRTRLNASDIRLLGALPADRLSIAAVSHTLAQSLEQDLGRPVQTLRMALEPETFRLSLMSREQARQALGLPSNDGKVIGAVGRLVESKGFEMLIEAFAKGSALQPDMHLAIIGDGPLRAALQVRIDALGLRDRVHLCGYRDDLRQLYCAFDWLLVPSRAEGLGLVVQEAVMADVPVICSDLPVFHEQLEGAGCYLPVGDLDAWAQAIAHSDERCAAALAARQRQALAPEAAWRAFQNGSASLLRG
- a CDS encoding toluene tolerance protein produces the protein MQCSRLNQVDFDQLTLGAQVIEADSHGAKVYLLKDGNFLKVFRRKRLISSALLRPYSQRFVDNAERLAQLGIPTLQVISQHKLDLPGRTAVLYRPLPGRTLLQMSRDADFSWGTYLPRLIELIRQLHRSGIYFRSLHLGNVVVTPDQRLGLIDVADMRFLRPPLSARMIRRNVQHMVRYIEREKLGDRFPLADFEAALLAR
- a CDS encoding O-antigen ligase family protein, translated to MLYEKNWARAWLGFGLVWFVAAIALAPSNKIYQQGLIVFFWLPTLIFTWSARAVFMDAWRRQPALWGALLLLMVWSGLTLVWSTAAEPGREVKRLVYILVFLLAFPLLAQAGLARIRHLLQIGGGLLALAALISIVRFYGVQGHPLLFRLEGIGEISHPILGAYVVGAAVLLLLYQVPHQRAAQLGWVLALACLGAFVMLSQSRGAGLALLITVVLAPLWFRDRHSRLIAVLAMLATSFAFYLVYDVITHRGASHRPEIFQVVLQMIAERPWTGLGLGAEYEVNVAGRLFDHSHNMFTHVAIELGLPGMLLWIAVWLFTLGEIVRARHTVLGKILLALWVYSTMAMQFDAASLSGTPRAEWFVSWLTVGLAMLLPWGRAEKGACGKISGST
- the msbA gene encoding lipid A export permease/ATP-binding protein MsbA, yielding MAETPRPAEHTSSLKIYFRLLSYVKPYVGIFLLSIIGFVIFASTQPMLAGILKYFVDGLSNPEAVLFPNVPYLRDLQLLQAVPLLIILIAAWQGLGSFLGNYFLAKVSLCLVHDLRVELFNKLLVLPNRYFDNHNSGHLISRITFNVTMVTGAATDAIKVVIREGLTVVFLFAYLLWMNWHLTLVMVAILPVIAVMVSVASKKFRKQSKKIQVAMGDVTHVASETIQGYRVVRSFGGEAYEEQRFSRASQSNTDKQLRMTKTGSLYTPMLQLVIYSAMAALMFLVLFLRGESTAGDLVAYITAAGLLPKPIRQLSEVSSTIQKGLAGAESIFEQLDEEPEVDTGTVEKERVQGRLEVRDLSFTYPNTEREVLSDISFVAEPGQMIALVGRSGSGKSTLAALIPRFYHHTKGQILLDGVEIEDYRLRNLRKHVSQVTQHVTLFNDTVANNIAYGDLAGAPRADIEAAAADAYAKEFVDRLPKGFDTEVGENGVLLSGGQRQRLAIARALLKNSPLLILDEATSALDTESERHIQAALDHVMQGRTTLVIAHRLSTIEKADLILVMDQGRLVERGTHAELLAANGHYARLHAMGLDEPTKADIT
- the hldE gene encoding bifunctional D-glycero-beta-D-manno-heptose-7-phosphate kinase/D-glycero-beta-D-manno-heptose 1-phosphate adenylyltransferase HldE, yielding MKLSMPRFDQAPVLVVGDVMLDRYWHGGTSRISPEAPVPVVKVDQIEDRPGGAANVALNIAALGAPASLIGVTGQDEAADSLANSLHAAGVRSVFQRIAHQPTIVKLRVMSRHQQLLRIDFEEPFATDPLSLGAEVDGLLEGVKVLVLSDYGKGALKNHQSLIQAARAKGIPVLADPKGKDFSIYRGASLITPNLSEFETIVGRCADEAELVAKGLQLLQDLDLGALLVTRGEHGMTLLRVGQPALHLPARAREVFDVTGAGDTVISTLAAAIAAGEDLPHAVALANLAAGIVVGKLGTAAISAPELRRAIQREEGSERGVLGLEQLLLAIDDARAHNEKIVFTNGCFDILHAGHVTYLEQARAQGDRLIVAVNDDASVSRLKGPGRPINSVDRRMAVLAGLGAVDWVISFPEGTPENLLSQVKPDVLVKGGDYGIDQVVGADIVRAYGGTVKVLGLVENSSTTAIVEKIRKN
- a CDS encoding metal ABC transporter ATPase; the protein is MPRTLIRKNPSNFKTLPLHVEATAEGLVYQSIGMPLNFAQTQQRRRAIQLPDNQRFVVELANLGVSVRLTLHWQQRDYWVLVRQRRQDRGDVVLKLISGYVPAQELNLPLHTAVQEVAEECLLETPEGWLGGRFNDTWLPAPYAAALHYREALPVVLTPQSGAARPVHCGNLMLLERPRAYVHLPTASLQLIYDMRLQVPREAKKLSLFHVDERLEGGQLVARLNRKRPDLYLMPLQDGQPLAELYTLKKDELVPASTRGLYLAESFARQSGWVVSEERIRWKDWVKQQGLVERKAEPGSHLQRFGDKARALLERARTSLHK
- a CDS encoding aldo/keto reductase; this encodes MTLPTLHDVHRPLGSTGFKVSPLGLGTVKLGRDQGVKYPTGFTIPGDDEARLLLAQARELGINLIDTAPAYGRSEERLGPLLRGQRDEWVIVSKVGEEFEDGLSHFDFSAAHTRRSVERSLQRLETDRIELVLVHSDGNDLAILEQEEVYQTLAALKQEGKILGYGLSGKTVAGGLKALEQGDCAMVTYNLNEQAERPVLDYAAEHGKAILVKKALASGHICLAPGVDPVQASFELLFSHPGVSSAIVGTINPLHLAHNVATVARILGQH